A stretch of the Cellulomonas sp. WB94 genome encodes the following:
- a CDS encoding citrate synthase codes for MTDADTADVQLITNGEVHPLPVVRATEGGDGIVVSSLLRDTGLVTVDPGFMNTASCESQITYIDGDAGILRYRGYPIEQLAEHSSFLEVAYLLIHGELPSPVDLDGFVERVNRHTLVHEDFRTFMGTFPRNGHPMAVMSSAINALSAFYPESLDPFDPETVELATVLILAKTRTITSYLHRTTRGEPLLYPDYSRGYVDDFLRMTFAVPYSQYEADPVIVKALDKLLILHADHEQNCSTSTVRIVGSSHANLYASVAAGVNALSGPLHGGANEAVLKMLTEIQANGGDATEFMNRVKNKEDGVRLMGFGHRVYKNYDPRAAIVKQSADAVLSALGKNDQLLEIAMGLEEIALSDDYFISRKLYPNVDFYTGLIYKAMGFDESMFTPLFALGRMPGWIAQWREMMNDPQTKIGRPRQIYTGATERDYVPVSVR; via the coding sequence ATGACCGATGCCGACACGGCAGACGTGCAGCTGATCACCAACGGCGAGGTGCACCCGCTTCCCGTTGTCCGGGCCACCGAGGGCGGCGACGGCATCGTGGTGTCGTCCCTGCTGCGCGACACCGGCCTCGTGACGGTCGACCCGGGGTTCATGAACACGGCGTCGTGCGAGTCGCAGATCACCTACATCGACGGCGACGCCGGCATCCTGCGCTACCGCGGGTACCCGATCGAGCAGCTCGCTGAGCACTCCAGCTTCCTCGAGGTCGCCTACCTCCTCATCCACGGTGAGCTCCCGAGCCCGGTCGACCTCGATGGCTTCGTCGAGCGCGTCAACCGGCACACGCTGGTCCACGAGGACTTCCGCACCTTCATGGGGACGTTCCCGCGCAACGGGCACCCGATGGCCGTGATGTCCTCGGCGATCAACGCGCTCTCCGCGTTCTACCCCGAGTCCCTCGACCCGTTCGACCCCGAGACGGTCGAGCTCGCGACGGTCCTGATCCTCGCCAAGACCCGCACCATCACGTCCTACCTGCACCGCACCACGCGCGGCGAGCCGCTGCTCTACCCGGACTACTCGCGCGGCTACGTCGACGACTTCCTGCGGATGACGTTCGCGGTCCCGTACTCGCAGTACGAAGCCGACCCGGTCATCGTCAAGGCGCTCGACAAGCTGCTGATCCTGCACGCCGACCACGAGCAGAACTGCTCGACGTCGACGGTCCGCATCGTCGGCTCGAGCCACGCGAACCTGTACGCCTCGGTCGCTGCTGGGGTCAACGCGCTGTCGGGCCCTCTGCACGGCGGCGCCAACGAGGCCGTGCTGAAGATGCTCACCGAGATCCAGGCCAACGGCGGCGACGCGACCGAGTTCATGAACCGGGTCAAGAACAAGGAGGACGGCGTCCGCCTCATGGGCTTCGGCCACCGCGTCTACAAGAACTACGACCCGCGCGCGGCGATCGTGAAGCAGAGCGCCGACGCGGTCCTCTCGGCGCTCGGCAAGAACGACCAGCTGCTCGAGATCGCGATGGGCCTCGAGGAGATCGCGCTGAGCGACGACTACTTCATCTCGCGCAAGCTCTACCCGAACGTCGACTTCTACACGGGCCTCATCTACAAGGCCATGGGGTTCGACGAGTCGATGTTCACGCCGCTGTTCGCGCTGGGGCGCATGCCCGGGTGGATCGCGCAGTGGCGCGAGATGATGAACGACCCGCAGACGAAGATCGGTCGCCCCCGCCAGATCTACACGGGCGCGACCGAGCGCGACTACGTCCCGGTGTCCGTGCGCTGA
- the dapD gene encoding 2,3,4,5-tetrahydropyridine-2,6-dicarboxylate N-succinyltransferase, whose protein sequence is MSDRNAWAFGLATVTPDGTTLDVWYPAPVLGSAPEDAVAPDDLLAAQRVDDARGVRTVVVRTQVDLDAAPADTADAYLRLHLLSHRLVPPHGQNLDGIFAVLPNVVWTDRGPCAVDGFEATRARLRAATGVPVTVHGVDKFPRMVDYVVPSGVRIADGNRVRLGAHLAVGTTVMHEGFVNFNAGTLGVSMVEGRISSGVVVGDGSDIGGGASIMGTLSGGGREVVSIGRRSLLGANSGLGIPLGNDCVVEAGLYVTAGTKVTLVGFADASGVVKARELAGTDNILFRRNSLTGGVEAVARSGAGVKLNAALHVN, encoded by the coding sequence ATGTCCGACCGCAACGCGTGGGCCTTCGGCCTGGCCACAGTGACCCCCGACGGCACGACGCTCGACGTCTGGTACCCCGCACCCGTTCTCGGTTCGGCTCCTGAGGACGCGGTCGCACCTGACGACCTGCTCGCGGCCCAGCGCGTGGACGACGCGCGCGGCGTGCGGACCGTCGTCGTGCGCACGCAGGTCGACCTCGACGCGGCGCCGGCCGACACCGCCGACGCGTACCTGCGGCTGCACCTGCTCTCGCACCGTCTTGTCCCGCCGCACGGCCAGAACCTCGACGGGATCTTCGCGGTCCTCCCCAACGTCGTCTGGACGGACCGCGGTCCGTGCGCGGTCGACGGCTTCGAGGCGACCCGGGCACGGCTGCGCGCCGCGACCGGCGTCCCGGTGACCGTCCACGGCGTCGACAAGTTCCCGCGCATGGTCGACTACGTCGTCCCGAGCGGCGTCCGGATCGCCGATGGCAACCGCGTGCGTCTCGGCGCGCACCTCGCCGTCGGCACGACGGTCATGCACGAGGGATTCGTGAACTTCAACGCCGGCACGCTCGGGGTCTCGATGGTCGAGGGTCGGATCTCCTCAGGCGTCGTCGTGGGCGACGGCAGCGACATCGGCGGTGGCGCGTCGATCATGGGGACCCTGTCCGGAGGCGGACGGGAAGTCGTCTCTATCGGTCGGCGCTCGCTGCTCGGTGCCAACTCAGGCCTCGGGATCCCGCTCGGGAACGACTGCGTCGTGGAGGCGGGCCTCTACGTGACGGCCGGCACGAAGGTCACGCTCGTGGGCTTCGCCGACGCGTCCGGGGTGGTCAAGGCCCGTGAGCTCGCCGGGACCGACAACATCCTGTTCCGTCGCAACTCCCTGACGGGCGGCGTCGAGGCAGTCGCGCGGTCCGGTGCCGGTGTCAAGCTCAACGCCGCACTGCACGTCAACTGA
- the dapE gene encoding succinyl-diaminopimelate desuccinylase, whose protein sequence is MTDRAPAPAAPALLDLTGDLVTLTRALCDAPSESGQETALADAIEAALREHPHLEVLRDGDAVVARTSLGAVSRVIIAGHIDTVPVADNLPTRIVGEGSRAEIWGRGTVDMKGGVAVQLALAAALAEPTRDVTWVFYDHEEVEAALSGLGRVARNHPDWLAGDFAILCEPTAAGIEGGCNGTLRVEVRVLGVAAHSARSWTGVNAIHGAGEVLRRLEAYEPAAVEVDGLVYREGLNAVTIRGGVATNVVPDSCTVTVNYRFAPSRSLAQAETHVREVFDGYEVVVVDGAAGARPGLDDPVAAAFASTVLEVTGGVPAPKYGWTDVARFSELGIPAVNFGPGDPLLAHKADERCPVGDLTACHDALRAWLTA, encoded by the coding sequence GTGACCGACCGTGCGCCCGCTCCCGCTGCTCCCGCGCTGCTCGACCTGACGGGCGACCTCGTCACCCTCACGCGCGCGCTCTGCGACGCGCCCTCCGAGAGCGGTCAGGAGACTGCCCTGGCCGACGCGATCGAGGCGGCGCTGCGCGAGCACCCCCACCTGGAGGTCCTGCGCGACGGCGATGCCGTGGTCGCGCGGACGAGCCTCGGTGCCGTGTCGCGCGTCATCATCGCCGGTCACATCGACACCGTGCCGGTCGCGGACAACCTCCCGACCCGCATCGTCGGCGAAGGCTCGCGGGCGGAGATCTGGGGACGCGGGACGGTCGACATGAAGGGCGGCGTCGCGGTGCAGCTCGCCCTCGCCGCCGCGCTCGCCGAGCCGACGCGTGACGTCACCTGGGTCTTCTACGACCACGAAGAGGTCGAGGCGGCGCTCAGCGGGCTCGGCCGGGTCGCGCGGAACCACCCCGACTGGCTCGCAGGCGACTTCGCGATCCTGTGCGAGCCCACCGCTGCCGGCATCGAGGGCGGCTGCAACGGCACGCTGCGCGTCGAGGTCCGCGTGCTGGGCGTCGCGGCGCACTCCGCTCGGTCGTGGACGGGCGTCAACGCCATCCATGGCGCCGGCGAGGTGCTGCGCAGGCTCGAGGCGTACGAACCCGCCGCGGTCGAGGTCGACGGCTTGGTCTACCGCGAGGGTCTCAACGCCGTCACGATCCGTGGCGGCGTCGCGACCAACGTCGTTCCCGACTCGTGCACCGTGACCGTGAACTACCGGTTCGCGCCCTCGCGCTCGCTCGCCCAGGCGGAGACGCACGTCCGCGAGGTGTTCGACGGCTACGAGGTCGTCGTGGTCGACGGTGCGGCCGGCGCCCGGCCCGGACTCGACGACCCGGTTGCCGCAGCGTTCGCCTCCACCGTCCTGGAGGTGACGGGCGGGGTGCCTGCTCCCAAGTACGGCTGGACCGACGTCGCCCGCTTCTCCGAGCTCGGCATCCCCGCGGTGAACTTCGGCCCCGGCGACCCGCTGCTCGCGCACAAGGCCGACGAGCGGTGCCCCGTCGGTGACCTCACTGCCTGCCACGACGCGCTGCGGGCGTGGTTGACGGCCTGA
- a CDS encoding DUF6318 family protein, which produces MPRTLPVPDVVSSRPVRVALAVILTLGLFGGCSFGGSAPVATSTSAVPTVAASPTPTPAASPSPTTTTKPERPAAMDTVDLDGAIATAEYFLSLYPYVYNTGDLTDWKALAHSDCIFCASVVTNAERMHGQHQHQVGTDTVVNFATGVEVDPGAWFSVDINATQGPWSVIDDAGTLIDAGLDTKSYLMHLVVVREENTWRVRAVQVDSP; this is translated from the coding sequence ATGCCCCGCACCCTGCCCGTGCCCGACGTCGTCTCCTCGCGCCCGGTCAGGGTCGCGCTGGCGGTGATACTGACGCTAGGGCTGTTCGGCGGCTGCTCGTTCGGCGGCTCCGCCCCGGTGGCCACCTCGACCAGCGCTGTCCCGACGGTCGCCGCTTCGCCGACACCGACCCCCGCCGCCTCGCCCAGCCCGACGACGACGACGAAGCCCGAGCGCCCGGCCGCGATGGACACGGTCGACCTGGACGGAGCGATCGCGACGGCCGAGTACTTCCTGTCCCTGTACCCCTACGTGTACAACACGGGGGATCTGACCGACTGGAAGGCGCTCGCCCACTCCGACTGCATCTTCTGCGCGAGCGTCGTGACGAACGCCGAGAGGATGCACGGGCAGCACCAGCACCAAGTCGGGACCGACACAGTCGTCAACTTCGCGACGGGCGTCGAGGTCGACCCGGGTGCGTGGTTCAGCGTAGACATCAACGCCACGCAGGGCCCCTGGTCTGTCATCGACGATGCGGGCACGCTCATCGACGCTGGGCTGGACACGAAGTCCTACCTGATGCACTTGGTAGTGGTTCGTGAAGAGAACACCTGGCGTGTTCGCGCAGTTCAGGTGGACTCACCGTGA
- a CDS encoding TIGR00730 family Rossman fold protein produces the protein MTSDDALEAPGTGYRKGPVLLRRGQIPKTTSDQRLLAGDGDTGWLHDDPWRVMRIQSEFVEGFGALAEIGPAVSVFGSARVAADHPDYEIGEAVGRGLVEAGYAVITGGGPGVMAAANKGASEAGGLSIGLGIELPFEQSMNQWVDLGISFRYFFARKMMFVKYAEGFVVLPGGFGTLDELFEALTLVQTHKVTGFPIVLVGSVYWQGLLDWIAGPVVDRGMISPADLELLHVVDDPDEAVRIVCERGAELRKEELDAVRREAKARRKAAESNGS, from the coding sequence ATGACGAGCGACGACGCCCTGGAAGCCCCAGGGACGGGCTACCGCAAGGGCCCGGTGCTCCTGCGGCGCGGCCAGATCCCGAAGACGACATCCGACCAGCGACTGCTCGCGGGCGACGGTGACACGGGCTGGCTGCACGACGACCCGTGGCGGGTCATGCGCATCCAGAGCGAGTTCGTCGAGGGTTTCGGGGCGCTCGCCGAGATCGGGCCCGCAGTCAGCGTGTTCGGCTCGGCTCGGGTCGCGGCCGACCACCCGGACTACGAGATCGGCGAAGCGGTGGGCCGAGGTCTCGTGGAGGCCGGGTACGCCGTCATCACGGGCGGCGGTCCGGGCGTCATGGCCGCCGCGAACAAGGGTGCCAGCGAGGCCGGAGGCCTGTCGATCGGGCTCGGCATCGAGCTGCCGTTCGAGCAGAGCATGAACCAGTGGGTCGACCTGGGAATCAGCTTCCGGTACTTCTTCGCGCGCAAGATGATGTTCGTCAAGTACGCCGAGGGCTTCGTGGTGCTTCCTGGCGGGTTCGGGACCCTCGACGAGCTGTTCGAGGCGCTCACGCTCGTGCAGACGCACAAGGTGACTGGCTTCCCGATCGTGCTGGTGGGCAGCGTGTACTGGCAGGGGCTGCTCGACTGGATCGCCGGCCCGGTCGTCGATCGCGGCATGATCAGCCCCGCCGACCTGGAGCTCCTCCACGTCGTCGACGACCCCGACGAGGCCGTCCGCATCGTGTGCGAGCGAGGAGCCGAGCTGCGCAAGGAGGAGCTCGACGCGGTGCGCCGGGAGGCCAAGGCCCGTCGGAAGGCCGCCGAGAGCAACGGCTCGTGA
- the folP gene encoding dihydropteroate synthase — MTGAVIGGVPAAGADVRLRGRTFGPDRPVVMAVVNRTPDSFYAPARHDEAGADAAVARAVEEGADVVDLGGVRAGRGPRVDAAEEIARVVPLVERVRARHPDLLVSVDTWRSEVARAAALAGADLLNDTWAGHDPHLVEVAAEFGIGVVCSHTGGARPRTDPLRVEYPRSDPGVGGPGDPREPLDGVVDDVVRVLAAAAARAVGLGIDSASVLVDPTHDFGKNTWHSLHLVRRTQALVALGYPVLVALSRKDFVGETLDLPPDERLEGTLAATSVAAWLGARVFRAHDVRATRRTLDMVAAVRGDAVPARAVRGLA, encoded by the coding sequence ATGACCGGCGCAGTCATCGGCGGCGTGCCCGCAGCGGGAGCGGACGTCCGTCTTCGGGGGCGGACGTTCGGACCGGACCGTCCCGTCGTGATGGCGGTCGTCAACCGCACGCCCGACTCGTTCTACGCGCCGGCACGGCACGACGAGGCGGGGGCTGACGCCGCTGTCGCGCGCGCCGTCGAGGAGGGCGCCGACGTCGTCGACCTCGGCGGCGTCCGGGCCGGCCGTGGGCCGCGCGTGGACGCCGCTGAGGAGATCGCCCGCGTCGTGCCGCTCGTCGAGCGCGTGCGTGCGCGCCACCCCGACCTCCTCGTGAGCGTCGACACGTGGCGGTCGGAGGTTGCGCGAGCGGCTGCGCTCGCCGGGGCCGACCTGCTCAACGACACGTGGGCCGGCCACGACCCACACCTCGTCGAGGTGGCAGCCGAGTTCGGCATCGGTGTCGTGTGCTCGCACACCGGCGGCGCGCGACCGCGGACCGATCCGCTCCGCGTCGAGTACCCCCGCAGCGATCCCGGCGTGGGCGGCCCGGGTGACCCGCGCGAACCTCTCGACGGTGTCGTCGACGACGTGGTGCGCGTGCTGGCCGCCGCAGCCGCGCGCGCGGTCGGGCTCGGGATCGACTCGGCGAGCGTCCTGGTCGACCCGACGCACGACTTCGGCAAGAACACCTGGCACTCGTTGCACCTCGTGCGGCGCACGCAGGCCCTCGTGGCGCTCGGGTACCCCGTGCTCGTGGCGCTGTCCCGGAAGGACTTCGTGGGGGAGACCCTCGACCTGCCGCCCGACGAGCGGCTCGAGGGCACGCTCGCGGCCACGTCGGTCGCGGCCTGGCTCGGAGCACGGGTGTTCCGCGCGCACGACGTGCGGGCGACACGTCGGACGCTCGACATGGTCGCAGCCGTCCGGGGGGACGCAGTCCCGGCCCGGGCCGTCCGGGGGCTCGCATGA
- a CDS encoding DUF3117 domain-containing protein: protein MAAMKPRTGDGPLEVTKEGRGIVMRVPLEGGGRLVVELNATEARELGEALTSVVS, encoded by the coding sequence ATGGCCGCGATGAAGCCGAGGACCGGTGACGGCCCGCTCGAGGTCACCAAGGAGGGCCGCGGCATCGTCATGCGCGTCCCGCTCGAGGGTGGCGGCCGTCTGGTCGTCGAGCTCAACGCCACCGAGGCGCGTGAGCTGGGCGAGGCCCTGACGTCTGTCGTCAGCTGA
- a CDS encoding leucyl aminopeptidase family protein: MAGTALLLDADVDALAVPVAPAVPGESDLQPRAGTADAAARYGIALAELAERAGLTGAPGEAYTVHLPHPVGRREAGGEFPWHGLAPRIVLVGVGAGTPADLRRSGAALARATRGLRRVVTSVASEAGVQAPAAVRAFVEGYLLGAYRMPSQAAEPSPEDRESQRPAGQLVLLGTEDDPRADQIAAAVAEAGIAASATWLVRDLANTPSNIKDPAWLADQAVRLAEAAGLTVTVRGPKELAAEAFGGILAVGSGSASTPRLVTVEYTPTAEAPSGGWRHVVVVGKGITYDTGGLSIKKREAMVPMKTDMAGAAVALATVLGAAAAGVAHRVTAVLPLAENHVGGASYRPGDVLRIYGGTTVEIANTDAEGRIVLADALAFSDATLDPDVLIDVATLTGAASIALGKLQAALYSADPELVAALEAAAVASGEPVWHMPLVEEYRDAVHSDVADLRHVASDRSYGAGSITAALFLREFVGSRHWVHLDIAGPARASADKHEISEGATGFGARLLLSYLAAAV; encoded by the coding sequence GTGGCGGGGACTGCCCTGCTGCTGGACGCGGACGTCGACGCGCTCGCGGTGCCGGTCGCGCCTGCCGTCCCGGGGGAGAGCGATCTGCAGCCGCGCGCGGGGACTGCCGATGCTGCGGCTCGGTACGGCATCGCGCTCGCCGAGCTCGCTGAGCGCGCCGGTCTGACCGGTGCACCGGGCGAGGCGTACACGGTGCACCTCCCGCACCCGGTGGGGCGTCGCGAGGCTGGCGGGGAGTTCCCGTGGCACGGGCTCGCCCCGCGCATCGTGCTCGTGGGGGTCGGTGCGGGCACCCCGGCCGACCTGCGCCGGTCCGGCGCCGCCCTGGCTCGCGCGACGCGCGGGTTGCGGCGTGTGGTCACCTCGGTGGCCTCCGAGGCGGGCGTGCAGGCACCCGCCGCGGTGCGCGCGTTCGTCGAGGGATACCTCCTCGGTGCCTACCGGATGCCCTCGCAGGCCGCCGAGCCGTCGCCCGAGGACCGTGAGAGCCAGCGCCCGGCCGGACAGCTGGTGCTGCTCGGCACCGAGGACGACCCGCGCGCCGACCAGATCGCGGCCGCTGTCGCGGAGGCCGGGATCGCGGCGAGCGCCACCTGGCTGGTCCGGGACCTGGCGAACACCCCGTCGAACATCAAGGACCCCGCGTGGCTCGCCGACCAGGCGGTGCGGCTCGCCGAGGCCGCCGGGCTCACGGTCACCGTGCGTGGACCGAAGGAGCTCGCCGCCGAGGCGTTCGGGGGCATCCTCGCGGTCGGCTCAGGCTCCGCGTCGACGCCGCGGCTCGTGACCGTCGAGTACACCCCGACGGCCGAGGCTCCGTCCGGCGGGTGGCGTCACGTCGTCGTCGTCGGCAAGGGCATCACCTACGACACGGGCGGCCTGTCGATCAAGAAGCGCGAAGCCATGGTGCCGATGAAGACCGACATGGCCGGTGCGGCCGTCGCGCTCGCGACGGTGCTCGGCGCGGCCGCTGCGGGCGTCGCGCACCGCGTGACCGCGGTCCTTCCGCTCGCCGAGAACCATGTGGGCGGCGCGTCCTACCGCCCGGGCGACGTGCTGCGGATCTACGGCGGCACGACGGTCGAGATCGCCAACACCGACGCCGAGGGCCGCATCGTGCTCGCGGACGCGCTCGCGTTCTCGGATGCGACGCTCGACCCGGACGTCCTGATCGACGTCGCGACGCTGACGGGCGCCGCGAGCATCGCCCTGGGGAAGCTGCAGGCCGCGCTGTACTCGGCCGACCCCGAGCTGGTCGCCGCCCTTGAGGCAGCAGCGGTCGCCTCCGGCGAGCCCGTCTGGCACATGCCGCTCGTCGAGGAGTACCGCGACGCTGTGCACTCGGACGTCGCCGACCTGCGGCACGTCGCGTCCGATCGCTCGTACGGCGCCGGCTCGATCACCGCCGCGCTGTTCCTGCGGGAGTTCGTGGGGTCGCGACACTGGGTCCACCTCGACATCGCCGGACCCGCCCGGGCGAGCGCGGACAAGCACGAGATCAGCGAGGGTGCGACGGGCTTCGGCGCGCGCCTGCTGCTGAGCTACCTCGCCGCGGCGGTCTGA
- a CDS encoding O-methyltransferase has product MSSDKAQSWVYSEGYLPEDDTLLRARERAGQLGCTPVLPGSGAVLRVLAAAAQARAVVEIGTGAGVGSLYLLRGMPDDGVLTTIDVEVEHQRAAKEAFAEEGVRSTRTRTISGRALDVLPRLTDGAYDLVFVDADKESYPEYVEQALRLLRPGGVLAVDNALWHDRVADPARRDEVTTVIREIGRTVRDDPRLVPALVPSGDGLLVAVRR; this is encoded by the coding sequence ATCTCCAGCGACAAGGCCCAGAGCTGGGTGTACTCGGAGGGCTACCTGCCCGAGGACGACACGCTGCTGCGCGCTCGCGAGCGGGCGGGTCAGCTCGGCTGCACGCCGGTCCTGCCGGGTTCCGGTGCCGTCCTGCGTGTGCTCGCGGCGGCGGCCCAGGCCCGGGCGGTCGTGGAGATCGGCACGGGCGCCGGTGTCGGCTCGCTGTACCTCCTGCGCGGGATGCCCGACGACGGCGTCCTGACGACCATCGACGTCGAGGTCGAGCACCAGCGCGCGGCGAAGGAGGCGTTCGCCGAGGAGGGTGTCCGCTCGACCCGCACGCGCACCATCTCGGGGCGCGCTCTCGACGTGCTCCCCCGGCTGACCGACGGCGCCTACGACCTCGTGTTCGTCGACGCCGACAAGGAGAGCTACCCCGAGTACGTCGAGCAGGCGCTGCGTCTGCTGCGTCCGGGCGGGGTCCTCGCGGTGGACAACGCGCTGTGGCACGACCGGGTCGCCGACCCGGCGCGGCGCGACGAGGTCACGACGGTCATCCGCGAGATCGGGCGCACCGTGCGGGACGACCCGCGCCTGGTGCCGGCACTGGTCCCGAGCGGCGACGGCCTGCTGGTCGCAGTCCGGCGCTGA
- the sigE gene encoding RNA polymerase sigma factor SigE, whose product MTISSPDGAWLAPSWEEIVREHSARVYRLAYRLTGNQHDAEDLTQEVFVRVFRSLSTYTPGTFEGWLHRITTNLFLDQVRRRARIRMDVMGDEADRYPTAEGPSTPERAFEHANLDRDVQHALDDLSPEYRAAVVLCDIEGLSYEEIAVTLGIKLGTVRSRIHRARARLRVSLEHRAPTGPLELQTVEEVGAP is encoded by the coding sequence ATGACGATCAGCAGCCCGGACGGCGCCTGGCTGGCCCCGTCGTGGGAGGAGATCGTCCGCGAGCACTCCGCGCGGGTGTACCGGCTGGCCTACCGGCTCACCGGGAACCAGCACGACGCCGAGGACCTCACCCAGGAGGTCTTCGTCCGGGTGTTCCGGTCGCTGTCGACGTACACGCCCGGGACGTTCGAGGGCTGGCTGCACCGCATCACGACCAACCTCTTCCTCGATCAGGTCCGCCGCCGTGCCCGCATCCGGATGGACGTGATGGGGGACGAGGCCGACCGCTACCCGACCGCCGAGGGCCCCTCGACCCCGGAGCGCGCGTTCGAGCACGCGAACCTCGACCGCGACGTGCAGCACGCACTCGACGACCTCTCGCCCGAGTACCGCGCGGCGGTCGTGCTGTGCGACATCGAGGGGCTGTCGTACGAGGAGATCGCCGTCACCCTGGGCATCAAGCTGGGCACCGTGCGCTCGCGGATCCACCGGGCACGCGCCCGGCTGCGGGTCTCGCTCGAGCACCGCGCCCCCACCGGTCCGCTCGAGCTGCAGACTGTCGAGGAGGTGGGTGCGCCATGA
- a CDS encoding zf-HC2 domain-containing protein has translation MSHLGDRISALADGQLSPAATERALAHVATCCLCTSELAAARAARRAVASADSVAPTADLTARLLSLAGAAPREGGPVRVDPFAYPTAGGASWGGGPRLDRGVPAHTLTGDLTARRSIRRITVGSLTGLGVMVVTLFALGDGPAVLPTDGPAQSFALLGAATPLAAPAVVAGTSGAVSSGSWHPLVRVVADDTGTAGATDYIAWMRAHGWTAPTQVPVGWTVTAVRLLDETTLEVDLVGPEGTLVVTERHGRLDTDALVGTERRVVADRTVYVLGATPWHAAWQSGDTVVEVVAATGSGDVETLVAQFPLDAYDQGVPARITRGWGTMTQTLVQP, from the coding sequence ATGAGCCACCTCGGCGACCGCATCAGCGCTCTCGCTGACGGGCAGCTGTCTCCCGCTGCGACCGAGCGCGCGCTGGCCCATGTCGCGACGTGCTGCCTGTGCACCTCCGAGCTCGCGGCGGCGCGCGCGGCACGACGCGCCGTGGCCTCGGCAGACTCGGTCGCACCGACCGCCGACCTCACGGCTCGACTGCTCTCGCTCGCGGGCGCAGCGCCGCGCGAGGGCGGACCGGTGCGCGTCGACCCGTTCGCCTACCCGACCGCCGGCGGCGCCTCGTGGGGAGGGGGCCCCCGCCTCGACCGGGGCGTTCCCGCGCACACCCTGACGGGCGACCTGACCGCTCGACGGTCCATCCGCCGGATCACCGTCGGTTCGCTCACCGGCCTCGGGGTCATGGTCGTGACGCTCTTCGCGCTGGGTGACGGGCCCGCCGTCCTGCCGACCGACGGCCCGGCCCAGTCCTTCGCGCTGCTCGGGGCAGCGACGCCGCTCGCCGCGCCCGCCGTCGTCGCGGGCACCTCGGGTGCGGTGTCGTCCGGGTCGTGGCACCCGCTCGTGCGGGTCGTCGCAGACGACACCGGCACCGCAGGCGCGACCGACTACATCGCGTGGATGAGGGCGCACGGCTGGACTGCGCCCACGCAGGTCCCCGTCGGGTGGACGGTGACGGCCGTCCGGCTCCTCGACGAGACGACGCTCGAGGTGGACCTCGTCGGCCCGGAGGGCACGCTCGTCGTGACGGAGCGGCACGGCCGCCTCGACACCGACGCGCTCGTCGGGACCGAACGGCGCGTCGTCGCCGACCGCACGGTGTACGTGCTCGGCGCGACACCGTGGCACGCCGCATGGCAGTCCGGCGACACCGTCGTCGAGGTCGTGGCTGCGACCGGGTCCGGCGACGTCGAGACGCTGGTCGCGCAGTTCCCGCTCGACGCGTACGACCAAGGCGTGCCCGCACGGATCACGCGAGGATGGGGCACCATGACGCAGACGCTCGTCCAGCCATGA